GGTGGTGATGTAAAAGCCGGGGAGTCTTATCTTGTTGGTGAAAAAGGAATTGAAGTATTTACTCCAAGCACAGATGGTGCGATTATCCCGAACAGCGATATTACCTCAGGTGCCTTGCAGCAAAATAATCAATCCCAATCCATACTCGTACAGCCGCAAGTAACAATTCAGCAGTCGTTTCAAAGTCTTGACCCTGCTGAAAATATGAGACTCGCTAAAACTCAAAATGCATCGTTAAAAAATGATATACTAAATTCAATAAGAAATGAGACTGTTTGGCGAAATGCAATTAAGGGGGCGACAACATAATGAAAATAAGTAAGGGGGCGGCTTAATGGCAAGAGAAACATTTATTACGCCCTGGGTACGCGCCCACAAACGAAAAATTAGTTTTAGCACTGACGTTGATAGCGAATACACTTCCCATGAACAAAGAAATGCCCTTTGGTCAAATTCGCGTAGAACATGGACCTTGTCATTCGAAAAAACTTCTGAAGATTACACAGCCGTTGAGGCTTTTTTTATTGCCCGACGCGGCAAGTGGCAGGCTTTTAACTGGGTGTATTCCAGCACTGACAAATATGGCAGGCCCACAGGCGGCGACGATAAAACGTATCTTGTCCGGTTTGATACGGATGATTTAGATTCCACCGTGTCTAGTATGGGTTATAATACTTTTGATTTGCCGATTGTTGAGGTGGTAACTGATGAGTAAAGACATGACTCCCGCACTTGAAGAGGCAGCGCAGGAATCAGAAATAATGACCCGTATGCTAGTAACAATTTACGCGGCTAATACAGCAAACGGACAGCCTTTTCGATTCGTGGCCAATGATAACAAAGATTTGACTATGCCTGATGGAACGCTTTATGTTTCCACGAATATCACGCGAGGAGATATTGCCTCAAATACTGACGGCGATAAAGAGCAAGTAAGCCTGAAACTGACTAACAAGTGGCAAGAATGGGCCTCTTACATGGCCAACAACGGGAAAAAGTTGAAAGGCTGTCGCTGTGTGATCGAAGATGTGTTTCTCGATCATTTAGAAGAGGGCGCAGTGTGGCGCTTCGAGGGCGTCATGGATAAGCTGTCTATGGTGCTGAGTGATTTTAGCTGCAACGTAACGCGGGATATAGTTGATTATGACATTGATGCCCCCAACATGGATTATGGTCCGATTTGCCAATTTACTTATGGTGATAGTCGCTGTCAAGCAACAAATGTGAATGGGCCTTGCGACCAAACTATGACAACCTGTGAAGCACTTGGCAATATTTTGAGATATCAGGGGCATCCTTCAACACCTATGCAAATGGTTATACGCTCATCATGAGGCCAGAAGATTTATTGCAGTACATTGGCAAGGAGTACAGTAAATTTGATGACGAGGGCAAAGCTTACGGCTGCATGATGCCTGTCTATATGCTGTACCCTGAAATTCCGCGTTACGATTGGCCTGAAGAAGGAAAGTACTTTGCCGAATCAGTTTTGGCTTTACTAAAAAAACATGGCTGCCCCATCAAGCTCGATGAGATTAAATCGGGTGATGTGGTGGCCTTTCGTATGCCATTTGGATTTTTGCATATCGGTGTCTATATGGGTGATGATTGGATTGTACACTGCATGACAGATGAAACAATGGAGCGCTGTC
The Pelorhabdus rhamnosifermentans genome window above contains:
- a CDS encoding DUF2460 domain-containing protein → MARETFITPWVRAHKRKISFSTDVDSEYTSHEQRNALWSNSRRTWTLSFEKTSEDYTAVEAFFIARRGKWQAFNWVYSSTDKYGRPTGGDDKTYLVRFDTDDLDSTVSSMGYNTFDLPIVEVVTDE
- a CDS encoding baseplate hub domain-containing protein, with the translated sequence MSKDMTPALEEAAQESEIMTRMLVTIYAANTANGQPFRFVANDNKDLTMPDGTLYVSTNITRGDIASNTDGDKEQVSLKLTNKWQEWASYMANNGKKLKGCRCVIEDVFLDHLEEGAVWRFEGVMDKLSMVLSDFSCNVTRDIVDYDIDAPNMDYGPICQFTYGDSRCQATNVNGPCDQTMTTCEALGNILRYQGHPSTPMQMVIRSS
- a CDS encoding NlpC/P60 family protein, which produces MRPEDLLQYIGKEYSKFDDEGKAYGCMMPVYMLYPEIPRYDWPEEGKYFAESVLALLKKHGCPIKLDEIKSGDVVAFRMPFGFLHIGVYMGDDWIVHCMTDETMERCRFSYAIRRLDGVFRWGRG